A genomic window from Periweissella cryptocerci includes:
- a CDS encoding valine--tRNA ligase: protein MAKDIEMSTKYDPTAVETGRYAKWNDAGLFKPSGDKKAKPYSVVLPPPNVTGKLHLGHAWDTTLQDMLVRQKRMQGFDTLWVPGMDHAGIATQAKVEARLRDEGVTRYDLGREKFIDQVWEWKDEYASIIKQQWGKLGLSMDYSRERFTLDDGLSDAVKKVFVELYNKGLIYRGEYIINWDPQARTALSDIEVIHQDDEGAFYHVKYAFADDDVTYDGKHYIEIATTRPETMMGDVAVAVHPSDERYKDLVGKTIIVPLVNREVPIIADEYVDPEFGTGMVKITPAHDPNDFLVGNRHNLERINTMNDDASMNERAGKYNGMDRFVARKAIVADLEAGDFMINIEPIVHSVGHSERTGVQVESRLSTQWFVKMKPLAQQALDMQKGDDRVDFYPPRFENTFTSWMDDIHDWVISRQLWWGHQIPAWYNKETGETYVGTEAPTDIENWEQDADVLDTWFSSALWPFSTMGWPDVDAEDFKRYFPTSTLVTGYDIIFFWVARMMFQSKEFTGRRPFENVLIHGLIRDEQGRKMSKSLGNGIDPMDVIEKYGADALRWFLSTGSTPGQDVRFSYTKMDAAWNFINKIWNASRYVIMNLDDDTKAELPAVEDRSLADKWILSRLNATIEHVTEMFDKFEFGEAGRSLYNFIWNDFADWYIEMTKETLNGEDATAKHNVQNTLAYVLDQTLRLLHPIMPFVTEEIWLTMPHDGESLMIAAYPEVKAELNNPAAEKQFQSLVDLITAVRNIRSEANAPMSTPIDLLIKTADVELQAIFNENTDYINRFAHPKAIEIGADVAAPKLAMTAIITGAEIYVPLEELINIEDEIARLEGEAKKFQGEVKRGEGKLGNERFVANAPEAVVAEEQAKLADWKNKLAATEARLNELKNA, encoded by the coding sequence ATGGCTAAAGATATTGAAATGTCAACCAAGTACGACCCAACTGCCGTTGAAACTGGCCGTTATGCTAAGTGGAACGATGCTGGTTTATTTAAGCCTTCTGGCGACAAAAAAGCAAAACCTTACTCAGTGGTTTTACCACCACCAAACGTTACTGGTAAGTTGCACTTAGGACATGCTTGGGATACGACCTTGCAAGATATGTTAGTTCGTCAAAAGCGGATGCAAGGCTTCGATACTTTATGGGTACCAGGTATGGATCACGCAGGTATTGCAACACAAGCCAAGGTTGAAGCTCGTTTACGTGACGAAGGTGTGACACGTTATGACTTGGGCCGTGAAAAGTTTATCGACCAAGTTTGGGAATGGAAGGACGAATATGCTTCTATTATCAAACAACAATGGGGTAAACTTGGTCTTTCAATGGATTACTCACGTGAACGTTTCACGCTTGATGATGGTCTTTCAGATGCTGTTAAGAAGGTCTTCGTTGAACTTTACAACAAGGGCTTAATTTACCGTGGTGAATACATCATTAACTGGGATCCACAAGCGCGCACTGCTTTGTCAGATATTGAAGTTATCCACCAAGACGATGAAGGTGCGTTCTACCACGTCAAGTATGCCTTTGCGGATGATGACGTAACTTATGATGGTAAACACTACATCGAAATCGCAACTACGCGTCCTGAAACGATGATGGGAGATGTAGCTGTTGCTGTGCACCCTTCAGATGAACGTTACAAGGATTTAGTTGGTAAGACAATTATCGTACCATTGGTTAACCGTGAAGTGCCAATTATTGCGGATGAATACGTTGATCCTGAATTTGGAACGGGGATGGTTAAGATTACACCAGCCCACGACCCTAACGACTTCTTAGTTGGGAACCGTCACAACTTGGAACGTATCAACACAATGAACGATGATGCGTCAATGAACGAACGTGCTGGCAAATACAACGGCATGGATCGTTTTGTCGCACGTAAAGCCATCGTGGCTGATCTTGAAGCCGGCGATTTCATGATTAACATCGAACCAATTGTGCACTCAGTCGGTCACTCTGAACGGACTGGTGTGCAAGTTGAATCACGTCTTTCAACCCAATGGTTTGTTAAGATGAAGCCACTTGCGCAACAAGCTTTGGATATGCAAAAGGGTGATGACCGCGTTGATTTTTACCCACCACGTTTTGAAAATACGTTCACTTCATGGATGGATGATATTCACGACTGGGTTATCTCACGTCAATTATGGTGGGGCCACCAAATTCCAGCTTGGTACAACAAGGAAACTGGCGAAACCTATGTTGGTACAGAAGCACCAACTGACATTGAAAACTGGGAACAAGACGCCGATGTCTTGGATACTTGGTTCTCAAGTGCCTTGTGGCCATTTTCAACAATGGGTTGGCCAGATGTTGACGCTGAAGATTTCAAGCGTTACTTCCCAACTTCAACCCTTGTCACAGGTTACGATATTATCTTCTTCTGGGTTGCCCGCATGATGTTCCAATCTAAGGAATTCACTGGTCGTCGCCCATTTGAAAATGTCTTGATTCACGGATTGATTCGTGATGAACAAGGCCGTAAGATGTCTAAGTCACTCGGTAACGGGATTGATCCAATGGACGTCATTGAAAAATACGGTGCCGATGCACTTCGTTGGTTCCTTTCAACGGGTTCAACACCAGGTCAAGATGTGCGTTTCTCATACACAAAGATGGACGCTGCATGGAACTTCATCAACAAGATTTGGAATGCGTCACGTTACGTAATCATGAACCTTGATGATGACACGAAGGCAGAATTGCCAGCAGTTGAGGATCGTTCATTGGCTGACAAGTGGATTCTTTCACGCTTGAACGCGACAATCGAACACGTTACTGAAATGTTTGATAAGTTTGAATTTGGTGAAGCTGGTCGTTCATTGTACAACTTTATCTGGAATGATTTTGCCGACTGGTACATTGAAATGACCAAGGAAACTTTGAATGGTGAAGATGCAACCGCTAAACACAACGTTCAAAACACTTTGGCCTACGTACTTGATCAAACATTACGGCTCTTGCACCCAATCATGCCATTCGTTACGGAAGAAATTTGGTTAACGATGCCACATGATGGTGAATCATTGATGATTGCAGCTTACCCTGAAGTGAAGGCTGAATTGAATAATCCAGCTGCTGAAAAGCAATTCCAAAGCCTCGTTGATTTAATTACGGCTGTCCGGAATATTCGTTCAGAAGCTAATGCGCCAATGTCAACACCAATTGATTTGTTGATTAAGACCGCTGATGTTGAGTTGCAAGCAATCTTCAACGAAAATACGGACTACATCAACCGTTTTGCGCACCCTAAGGCCATCGAAATTGGTGCCGATGTGGCAGCACCTAAGTTGGCAATGACTGCAATTATCACTGGTGCTGAAATTTATGTACCATTGGAAGAATTGATTAACATTGAAGACGAAATTGCGCGTCTTGAAGGTGAAGCTAAAAAATTCCAAGGTGAAGTGAAGCGTGGTGAAGGTAAGCTTGGTAACGAACGTTTCGTTGCTAATGCACCTGAAGCTGTGGTTGCTGAAGAACAAGCTAAGTTGGCTGACTGGAAAAACAAGTTAGCAGCAACTGAAGCACGTTTGAACGAACTTAAGAATGCTTAA
- a CDS encoding thiol peroxidase: MKITLNGEFIETVGEPISVGMELPHFKVLDKDGNKVKTADLLGKVTLISVVPDINTNTCSLQTKHFNGVVDQYKDINFVTISTNTVAEQSAWCAAEGVENMRMLSDVEESFGYAMNLFVTATGFDARAIYIINAEGVVVYGQIVSEIADEPNYKDARTKLDQILTK, translated from the coding sequence ATGAAAATTACATTAAACGGCGAATTCATTGAAACAGTTGGCGAACCAATTTCAGTTGGAATGGAATTGCCACACTTTAAGGTTCTTGATAAGGATGGTAACAAGGTTAAGACTGCTGATTTACTTGGTAAAGTTACGTTGATTAGTGTTGTGCCAGACATTAACACTAATACTTGCTCACTACAAACTAAGCATTTCAACGGCGTTGTTGATCAATACAAAGACATCAACTTCGTTACGATTTCAACTAACACAGTGGCTGAACAATCAGCTTGGTGTGCTGCTGAAGGTGTTGAAAACATGCGGATGCTTTCAGACGTCGAAGAATCATTTGGCTATGCGATGAACTTATTCGTGACAGCTACTGGTTTTGACGCTCGGGCAATTTACATTATCAATGCTGAAGGCGTTGTCGTTTACGGTCAAATCGTTTCAGAAATTGCTGACGAACCTAATTACAAGGATGCCCGGACGAAGTTAGACCAAATTTTGACAAAGTAA
- a CDS encoding PH domain-containing protein, whose amino-acid sequence MENSQPLPQLITRVWLQARGLVLIFAIAFLAVLLVLVHVYLTNFIWLAFLLGGLAIIGALVDLALIPYHYRFWRYLITDDFVFIQSGYFFRTQQTIPMNRVQNVDLNQGPLLRLAHLKELEIVTAANSFTIDAVTEVEANQLRNQLIATARKARDENA is encoded by the coding sequence ATGGAAAATTCACAACCATTACCACAATTAATTACACGCGTTTGGCTTCAAGCCCGCGGTCTTGTCCTAATTTTTGCCATTGCATTTCTTGCTGTATTACTTGTTTTGGTACACGTTTACCTCACTAATTTCATTTGGTTAGCGTTTCTGCTTGGCGGCTTAGCCATCATCGGTGCCCTAGTGGATTTAGCATTAATTCCGTATCACTACCGTTTCTGGCGGTATCTGATAACCGATGATTTTGTATTCATCCAATCGGGCTACTTTTTTCGAACCCAACAAACCATTCCGATGAATCGGGTTCAAAATGTTGACTTGAACCAAGGACCGCTCTTACGCTTGGCCCACCTAAAAGAATTAGAAATTGTCACCGCCGCCAATAGTTTTACGATTGATGCGGTCACGGAAGTTGAAGCAAACCAATTACGTAATCAATTAATTGCAACTGCTAGAAAGGCGCGTGACGAAAATGCCTAG
- a CDS encoding PH domain-containing protein translates to MPRHQHFLTLVLTILRSTFNILIALLILIKFTTHLSGWLWLLLIIVLGVVLPSWQYMLNRYTFTANDVHLQSGLFWKKDVHIPYERIQTIQRKQSLLYQIFRLARVTIDTSGKSSGEAEAVLPGVKLSVADELELLRAQHHQAPVTPVVLWPQNIKAVPVSQPNYTISPKNLFIYGLTSLGILPILIGVWFVYDQIGDLLPKRYAHWLVNNYQHGTWQVLLAVILLIFILAALINLVKTVNKYYGFNITRTDHAVELQRGLINHATVHFDTRKVQAVQFEQSLLRRAFHLVTVKVLLASNAADDESEAELTMIPVIPMKSLTKVMPSLLPDFDYGIPQQFTSLPNERFWYFWRIRLWWLLLVPGIEALWLWHYQLLAIITLIVLIAWFTSLAWFANHDVGLAIMADQLLLQKARNFKKTWTLVKHVKIQSLAINQSLWLINSDIAHLSVDVRAANSSHSIDLRYLNLADTLAVQKWYTTTSLN, encoded by the coding sequence ATGCCTAGACACCAACACTTTCTAACGCTCGTACTCACAATACTGCGGTCGACTTTTAACATTCTGATTGCGCTGTTAATCCTCATCAAATTCACCACGCATTTATCTGGCTGGCTCTGGTTACTACTAATCATTGTTCTAGGCGTGGTATTACCAAGTTGGCAATACATGCTAAACCGCTACACTTTCACGGCCAATGATGTTCATCTGCAATCCGGTTTATTTTGGAAAAAGGACGTGCATATTCCGTACGAACGAATTCAAACTATTCAGCGAAAGCAATCACTGCTGTACCAAATTTTTCGGCTAGCACGCGTAACTATCGACACTTCCGGCAAATCAAGCGGTGAAGCTGAAGCGGTTCTCCCTGGGGTTAAACTTAGCGTTGCTGATGAACTCGAGCTGCTACGTGCACAACATCATCAGGCACCTGTTACACCGGTTGTGCTATGGCCACAAAACATAAAAGCAGTGCCAGTAAGCCAACCAAACTATACGATTTCGCCAAAGAATCTGTTCATTTATGGACTAACCTCTTTAGGCATTTTACCAATCCTGATTGGAGTCTGGTTTGTCTATGACCAAATTGGAGACCTACTACCAAAAAGATATGCACATTGGCTCGTAAATAATTACCAGCATGGCACTTGGCAAGTCCTATTAGCCGTTATCTTGCTTATTTTCATCCTTGCGGCCTTAATTAATTTGGTAAAAACGGTAAATAAGTACTACGGCTTTAACATCACTCGAACTGACCATGCCGTTGAGCTGCAACGTGGTTTAATTAATCACGCAACGGTGCATTTCGATACCCGCAAAGTTCAAGCCGTCCAGTTCGAACAGTCACTTTTACGCCGAGCATTTCATTTAGTCACCGTCAAAGTATTGTTGGCCTCAAACGCTGCCGATGATGAAAGTGAAGCTGAACTAACGATGATTCCCGTAATTCCCATGAAATCACTAACTAAGGTTATGCCAAGTTTATTACCCGATTTTGACTACGGGATTCCGCAACAATTCACCAGTTTACCCAACGAGCGTTTCTGGTATTTCTGGCGCATTCGCTTATGGTGGTTACTTTTAGTACCGGGAATTGAGGCTCTGTGGCTGTGGCACTATCAATTACTCGCAATTATTACATTAATCGTACTGATTGCTTGGTTCACAAGTCTCGCGTGGTTTGCCAATCACGATGTTGGCTTAGCCATTATGGCTGACCAATTGCTGTTGCAAAAAGCTAGAAATTTCAAAAAGACTTGGACCTTAGTTAAGCACGTCAAGATTCAATCCTTAGCCATTAACCAATCGCTTTGGCTGATCAATAGTGATATTGCCCACCTATCCGTTGATGTTCGGGCAGCCAATTCAAGTCATTCGATTGATTTACGTTACCTGAATTTAGCTGATACTTTAGCCGTGCAAAAATGGTATACCACCACTTCGCTGAACTAG